A part of Syntrophales bacterium genomic DNA contains:
- a CDS encoding response regulator: MGDKVLIVDDEIHVRETLKELLEGSGCEVLLAAGAEEAMDHVSREDLVAVFLDLKLFGMNGLDLCRKIRKLRPLTVIYAMTGWLGLFDVEECREVGFDDFFPKPLTQEVLIRAVKEACEKKKRWNRVHKNL, from the coding sequence ATGGGTGACAAAGTTCTAATTGTTGATGATGAAATCCATGTTAGGGAAACCCTGAAGGAACTTCTGGAGGGTTCCGGTTGTGAAGTCCTCCTTGCGGCGGGGGCTGAGGAAGCTATGGATCATGTGTCCCGTGAGGATTTGGTTGCTGTTTTTCTGGATTTGAAACTCTTCGGTATGAATGGGTTGGATTTATGCAGAAAGATAAGAAAGCTGAGACCTTTAACGGTAATTTATGCAATGACTGGATGGCTTGGTCTTTTTGATGTAGAGGAATGTCGGGAGGTGGGTTTTGACGATTTTTTCCCAAAACCCTTAACCCAGGAGGTACTTATTCGCGCTGTAAAAGAGGCATGTGAGAAGAAGAAGAGATGGAATAGAGTACATAAAAATTTGTAA
- a CDS encoding methyl-accepting chemotaxis protein, producing MSLKGKIMLASFIGAVLIAIGGTIGCVAAMGYLNGILGTERVVLVLASGTIVAIVLCLGGGYGIVHTFRRDISETVRGLSDMTAQVAEAAEQFSTSSTSIAEGSARAASAIEETSSSVEEIASMAKKTLENASHLTASGDKTYIAMKNSHKSLRETNECMKRIGESSERAAKIIKTSDEIAFQINLLALNAAVEAARAGEAGAGFSVVADEVRNLAMRSAEAARNTEQIIGEMTREIKEALSLIEKTLEEFYTMGEEGKKTNSLIKDIDQAVHEITQGIDQINRAIAELDNVTQSTASGAEQMANSAMALASNATYLRSYVGTINKLVGVNGQAMELTVKSKERTGELVNVGVRKNLPFPVERSRVTPTSGKIRSEEIIPLEEAK from the coding sequence ATGAGCCTAAAAGGTAAAATAATGCTTGCGAGTTTCATAGGAGCTGTTCTTATTGCGATTGGTGGAACTATTGGTTGTGTCGCCGCTATGGGTTATCTAAACGGTATTCTGGGGACCGAAAGGGTAGTTCTGGTACTTGCCTCAGGAACAATTGTGGCTATTGTCCTCTGTTTAGGTGGAGGTTATGGGATAGTTCACACTTTTAGAAGGGATATTTCTGAAACGGTACGGGGATTATCCGATATGACTGCTCAGGTGGCAGAAGCAGCGGAACAATTTTCAACTTCAAGCACTAGTATTGCGGAAGGTTCGGCAAGAGCGGCTTCAGCGATAGAGGAAACATCATCCTCAGTAGAAGAAATAGCCTCTATGGCTAAGAAGACACTGGAAAATGCCTCTCATCTTACTGCCTCTGGGGATAAAACATATATTGCAATGAAGAATTCCCATAAGTCTCTGCGCGAGACTAATGAATGCATGAAACGTATAGGTGAGTCCAGTGAACGGGCGGCAAAAATAATAAAAACAAGTGATGAAATAGCCTTTCAAATAAATTTGCTGGCCCTCAACGCTGCGGTGGAAGCTGCACGTGCTGGTGAAGCTGGGGCTGGATTTTCCGTTGTAGCCGATGAAGTGCGCAATCTGGCCATGCGATCAGCTGAAGCGGCTCGGAACACAGAACAGATCATCGGGGAGATGACGAGGGAAATTAAAGAGGCCTTGTCACTGATCGAGAAAACTCTGGAAGAGTTTTATACCATGGGTGAGGAGGGGAAGAAAACGAATAGTTTAATTAAGGATATTGATCAGGCTGTGCATGAAATTACTCAGGGCATTGACCAGATAAACAGGGCCATTGCGGAACTGGACAACGTTACTCAGAGTACAGCATCGGGTGCGGAACAGATGGCTAATTCTGCGATGGCGCTTGCTTCGAATGCGACGTATTTGAGGTCGTACGTGGGTACTATTAACAAGCTTGTGGGTGTTAATGGTCAGGCAATGGAACTAACTGTGAAGAGTAAAGAACGAACAGGTGAATTGGTGAATGTGGGTGTTAGAAAAAATCTGCCATTTCCAGTGGAAAGGTCCCGAGTAACACCTACATCAGGAAAAATTAGGTCAGAGGAGATCATACCTTTGGAGGAGGCGAAGTGA
- a CDS encoding chemotaxis protein CheX, with protein sequence MINSFLLATQEVLKSMAALEVMTGKPCVKRSENALGDVSGVIGLTGDAIGSLAISFSITSICEIAGRILGEFYQNLNGDVLDCVGELTNMICGVARTKVEKEGLRVYASIPSVVYGSAHTVKHILDGPSIVIPFSSEVGSFVLDMCVRRVVNPILNVAKNEHLNARKAARISVGDNRKEDTVEGVSVREDLKDSPLTRRDKIELMRAKLKEMSLTREALIKQLNDNPLLSYEKRKTYKKALEVCDQRIRRLKLDIAALEMIEKMSPEELENPKIVSHYQHYTKRK encoded by the coding sequence TTGATAAATTCTTTTCTACTTGCAACTCAGGAAGTGTTAAAGAGTATGGCCGCTCTGGAGGTAATGACCGGTAAACCCTGTGTGAAGAGAAGTGAGAATGCGCTTGGTGATGTGTCGGGTGTTATTGGCTTAACGGGTGATGCCATTGGTTCTCTCGCTATCAGTTTCTCCATTACTTCTATATGCGAAATTGCGGGGCGCATTTTGGGGGAATTCTACCAGAACCTAAACGGAGATGTTCTGGACTGTGTGGGAGAACTTACAAACATGATTTGTGGCGTGGCAAGGACGAAGGTGGAAAAAGAAGGATTACGGGTGTACGCTTCTATTCCTTCTGTTGTGTATGGCAGTGCTCACACAGTAAAACACATATTGGATGGGCCAAGCATTGTGATTCCTTTTTCCAGTGAAGTGGGAAGTTTTGTCCTTGACATGTGTGTACGCAGAGTGGTTAATCCTATTTTGAACGTAGCAAAAAATGAACATCTCAATGCGCGTAAGGCTGCCCGGATATCTGTTGGGGACAATAGAAAAGAAGATACGGTTGAAGGGGTAAGTGTAAGAGAAGATCTAAAAGATTCTCCGCTAACAAGGAGAGATAAAATTGAGTTGATGAGAGCAAAGCTTAAAGAAATGTCGTTGACCAGGGAAGCTTTGATCAAGCAGCTTAATGATAATCCGCTTTTAAGCTACGAGAAAAGAAAAACGTACAAAAAAGCCCTCGAGGTTTGCGACCAGAGGATAAGACGACTGAAATTGGATATTGCTGCATTGGAGATGATAGAAAAAATGTCACCAGAGGAACTGGAAAATCCCAAGATTGTGAGCCACTATCAACATTACACCAAGAGGAAATAG
- a CDS encoding HD-GYP domain-containing protein has translation MSFKVPVDELRVGMFVEIPLPWHRHPFIKNAFLISSLEDLRKIKKLGIHEVIVDPERSRVLEAEEGALQDEEIVEERTPGVLPELPQVIRDPSLKPEKKADLMYTYTLQMMDSLFKTPTVSRIREIKSGIIRVVDIILKDGETTRYLINMTSHDWYTYTHCTNVGILGVALAKAVFGLDSEHDLYALGVGFFLHDLGKVRIADSILNKNGPLTEGEMKEIRKHPYYGFAMLTEARQLTEESKIIVLQHHERYDGSGYPRGLKGNEIHLYGRLCALVDVFDALTSDRPYRKGMSSFEALKLMRDEMLHHFQASLFEKMVNMLKV, from the coding sequence ATGTCCTTTAAGGTTCCTGTGGATGAGTTGAGAGTAGGTATGTTTGTGGAGATACCCCTCCCTTGGCATCGCCATCCCTTTATTAAAAATGCTTTTCTGATATCTTCGCTGGAAGATTTGAGAAAGATCAAAAAACTAGGTATTCACGAGGTAATAGTTGATCCAGAACGGAGTAGAGTTTTAGAAGCTGAAGAGGGGGCGTTACAAGATGAGGAGATAGTAGAAGAACGTACCCCTGGAGTTCTTCCAGAACTTCCTCAAGTTATACGGGATCCAAGCTTGAAACCTGAGAAAAAGGCGGATCTAATGTATACATATACCCTTCAAATGATGGATAGTCTTTTCAAAACACCCACGGTATCGCGAATCAGAGAGATAAAGAGCGGCATCATTAGAGTTGTCGATATTATACTGAAAGATGGAGAGACAACGCGCTATCTAATTAACATGACTTCTCATGACTGGTACACTTACACCCATTGTACTAATGTAGGAATCCTTGGTGTGGCTTTGGCTAAAGCGGTTTTTGGTTTAGATTCTGAACATGACCTCTATGCTTTGGGGGTTGGTTTTTTTCTCCATGATCTGGGGAAGGTAAGGATAGCAGACTCCATACTCAATAAAAACGGTCCCCTTACGGAGGGTGAGATGAAAGAGATTCGCAAACACCCGTACTACGGGTTTGCGATGCTTACAGAAGCACGACAGTTGACCGAGGAATCCAAAATTATTGTCCTCCAACATCATGAAAGGTACGATGGTAGTGGGTATCCAAGAGGTTTAAAGGGTAACGAAATTCACCTTTATGGCCGCTTATGCGCTCTGGTGGATGTTTTCGATGCGTTGACATCGGATCGCCCTTACAGAAAGGGCATGAGCTCCTTCGAGGCACTGAAGCTTATGCGTGATGAAATGCTTCACCATTTCCAGGCGTCACTTTTTGAAAAGATGGTGAACATGCTTAAAGTTTAA